In Sulfuriferula plumbiphila, the genomic window CGGCTGGTCATCCGGTGTGCCATGGATGTAGATATAACGGCGCATGGTGTCCACGTTGCCCAGACGGTTAAAACCCGGCTCCTTGCCGGATAGCCAGAGTATCCGGGTCAGTATCCAGTCGCGCCCGGGGAATTGCGCTGCCAGTTCCGGTGTCCACACTTCTCCGGTCGGGCGGCGCCCCACGAATACCGAGCCGGGTGGCAGATGCGCGCCGATTTTGGCGCGCACCACGTGCCGCCCGCGCGGGGTCCGGTAGCTGCCGGATTGTTCCCCTGCCCCTTTGGCCGCTGTGGAAACCCTGTAACGCTTGACCAGTTGATCTGCGTCGTCCAGCAGATCGAGTGTTTGTCCGGCGATGGATATGTCGATTTTCATGCCTGTTTTGCCGCCTGTCGCCGTTCGGCGAAAAAGTCCGACAACATTATCCCGCATTCTGCAGCCAGCACACCACCGGTCACGCCGGCGTGGTGATTGAGCCGGGTTTCCGCAAACAGATTCAGCACGCTGCCAGCCGCACCCGTTTTGAGGTCTGCCGCACCGAATACCACGCGTGCCACGCGCGCGTGCATGATCGCCCCGGCGCACATCGCACAGGGCTCCAGCGTGACATACAAGCTCACACCTGGCAGACGATAGTTGCCAAGGCGCTGCGCCGCATCGCGCAACGCCATCATCTCGGCATGGGCGGAGGGATCATGGCGTGAAATCGGCGCGTTAAAACCATGTCCGACAATGACGCCATCCAGCACCACGACCGCACCCACCGGCACCTCGCCGGCATTCCAGGCCTGACGCGCCAGTTGCAAAGCCTCGCGCATGTAAAATTCATCATTCATAGCAATCTATGGTGTTGATATCTGCTTGCTGCGCCGCCAGAAATGACCCATCAACGGTTTGACGCTGATACCGTGGAGAAGAATGGAGAGCGCCACTACAATCAGCGTCAGCTGGATCAATTCCAACGCCAGCGTTTGGGGCAAGCCGTGTTGTATGGCGTACATCAGATAGTAGAGAGAGCCGATCCCGCGCACTCCGAACCAGCCTGTCATACCGCGTATCCGCCACGGGGTGCGCGTGCCCAGCAGACCGGCGAGGACACTTATCGGGCGCGCAACCACGAACAAAAACAGGGCCAGCTCCACCGCTTCCCAGCTCCACGAGTCTAGAAACAGTGTGCCACCGATCAGGAGAATCAGGACCACTTCCGAAAGCCTCTCCAGATGTTCCTTGAATACCAGCGATCCTTCGCTGACCGTTGGCGGTGGCTCGGGATCAGGGCATGCATTTGTATCTGTGCGTACGTTTTTCCGGGGCGTGCGCCCGTCAATGGAATCCCGGGCAGCTTTGGCCAGCTTCAGCTCGGTCTGGCGTAGCGCGACGGCGGCGAAAAAAACCGCCAGGAAACCCCAGGCGTGAACCAGCACAGTCAAACCGTATACCACACCAATCAGCCCGAGGCCGAGGAAGTCGTCCATCAGTTCATGTTTGAGTGGCTCACGACGCAGTTTCCATCCCAGGCGAGCCAACGCAACACCCGCGCCGACGCCGATGGCAATGCCACCCAGTGTGGCCCATAGCACATCCACCAGTACCCAGCTCAGGGCAAACTCGCCGAGTTCATGCAGGCCCAGCAAGCCCATCCCCAGCATCACAAACGGAAATGCGCTGCCATCGTTCATGCCCGCCTCGCAGGTTAAGGTAAAGCGCAACTGATCGCGGTCTCCGGGATGGCGGATTTGCACATCGGTTGCCAGCACCGGATCGGTAGGTGCAACGATCGCGCCCAGCAGCACGCCTGCTCCGAGCGGCAGACCCAGCACATAATAGGCGAAGGCAGCGACCATCGCGACAGTAATGGTCATGGAAACCGTCGCCAGCAGAATCGGCGTGCGCCAGCGGACAAAACTGAACGGTACCGGCATTTTGACGCCGGCAGAAAACAGGGAAATCAGTACAGCCACCTCAGTCAGCACTTCCAGCAGCGCTGATTCCTTGAGTGGATTGAAATGAAACAAATTGAGGACGGTAGGCCCGACCAGCAGTCCCACCGCCAGATAAATAATGGCGGCCGTGACCGGCAGGCGCTTGAGGATGGAAGAAGTGAGGCCCATGACGAGCAACAGCCCGCCTACGAGCATGAACCATTGTGCGTTAGTCATTGTGGTAATCGTTGCATTCAAAGGTGCCTGTCATAATTGTGGTATGAAAAATCTCCCGGATTCTGTCATACATTTACTGTTGCTGGCGGTGAGGCAAGCAGGAACACGAGATGTTCAATCTGGCCGGTAACCGGCAAAGATTGATTTTTCTCCATTGTCTCCTATGGTACTAAATCATAGGGCGTTTCAAATCAGCCGGGACGTATTGATCCAGCGCAACCTATTTCGCATGAGGGATAAATAATGTCACAGCATGATGCTACCGTTCCTGCTACGAATGTTCTTTACTACCGGCATACGTTACCAGTTCGCATCATGCACTGGATCAGCGTCATCGCTTTTTTCCTGCTGCTCATGAGCGGCTTGCAAATTTTTAACGCTTATCCGGCGCTAAACTGGGGGAAATCCTCCTATACGGGGCATCCTCCGATACTGGAAATGGGTGCAAAGCAGACCCCACAAGGCAATATCATCGGCGTCACCACGGTTTTTGGCCATGAATTCAACACCACCGGCGTGCTGGGTTGGTCCAGAGGGGCAGATGGACAGCTGACCGGGCGTGGATTTCCCGCCTGGATGACGCTGCCGGCCACCCAGTGGCTGGCCATGGCGCGGCGCTGGCATTTCTTCTTAGCCTGGGTGCTGGTTATCAATGGCACGGCTTATCTGCTCTATACGCTGTTTAGTCACCATCTGGCGCGCGATTTAGCGCCGACCCGCCGCGACTGGCGCTCAATCGGGCAATCCGTCAAGGATCATTTGCTGTTCCGCCACCCGCAGGGCGAGACCGCGCGGCACTACCACATCCTGCAAAAACTCACTTATCTGGGCGTGGTTTTTGGCTTGTTCCCGCTGATTATTTTGATGGGCTGGGCGATGTCGCCGTGGCTGGACTCCCTGATCCCGGGCTGGGTCGACATTTTCGGGGGGCGACAGTCGGCACGCACCATCCACTTCGTAGTCGCCTGGGTGCTGGTGGCATTTGTATTCATCCACGTTATCGAAGTCATCATTACCGGGTTCTGGAACAACCTGCGTTCGATGATTACCGGACGTTACCGCGTTACCGCCGCGGGGCCAGGCCATGACCACGAATAAGTTCAACCGCCGGACATTTCTGCTGCGCGCGTTCACCTCGGGCAGCCTATTGCTGCTGGCCGGATGTGAGCGGCTGTCGCGCAGCGAATGGTTTCCCAAGGTGCTCGATAGTGCAGAAAAACTCACCCAGGCCACACAACACCTGATTGCACCCCGCCAGGCCATGGCACAGGAATTCACCGAGGCCGACCTGTCGCCACAGTTCCGCAGCAACGGCACCTCGAATCCTGAAAATCCGCAGTATCAGGCGCTGGCAGCAAACAGCTTCGCCGATTATCGATTGCAAGTTGGCGGTCTGGTGGCGCGCCCCACCGCGTTTTCGTTAACCGGATTACGCAGTCTGCCCAGCCGCACCCAGATTACCCGCCACGACTGTGTGGAAGGCTGGAGCGCCATAGGCAAATGGAAGGGCACCCCGTTGAGCGTTGTGCTCGCCCGGGTTCAGCCCAAACCGGAGGCACGCTATGTGGTGTTTTACTGTGCCGACCCGATGGACGGGCAAGGTACGCGCTATTACGAAAGCATCGACATGGACGATGCCCACCATCCGCAAACCATACTCGCCTACGAGCTCAACGATCAGCCCTTGCCGGTTGCCAACGGCGCGCCTGTGCGCGTACGCATCGAGCGTCAGCTCGGTTACAAAATGGCAAAATACATTATGGGCATCCGACTTGTCGACAGCTTCGCCAACATTGGCGGCGGAAAAGGCGGTTACTGGGAAGACCAGGGCTATGAATGGTATGCCGGGATTTGAAACGGTTCGAAGGGCTGCTATCCTGGGACGCAAGGCGCAAATGTGTTATCGCCGATCATTGACATCTGTCATCACTCGGTTTGGTGCACAGAAGATGGATTCAGGCTAAAAACATTTCAGGCGCCAAACTGAAATCCTGTCCCAATTCAGGAGGTGGACGATGTACGAACGTATTCTGGTGGCCATAGACAACAGCAGCACTTCCGACAAGGCGCTGGAAGAAGCGATCAAGCTGGCCCTGGTACACAAGGCGACTTTGCGGCTGGTGCACGTGGTGGATACTGCCATGATGGATGTGGATAACGGCGGGCTGGTGTCGATGCATGAAGTTTTGCCCGCGTTGCGAGAAGGTGGCGAAAGCCTGCTAAAGCAATCCGAAGTACGCGTCCGGGAGGCTAATGTCACGGTAGAAACCGCTCTGCTGGAAACTTTGGGCGTTACCCGGGTCGCTACGGAGATTGTGGAGGCGGCGAAGGAATGGCCGGCGGACTTGATCGTGCTGGGCACCCACGGCCGGCGCGGTTTCGTGCACCTGCTGCTAGGCAGCGTGGCAGAGGATGTGGTGCGGATGGCGGCAACGCCGGTACTGTTGATACGAGGCGAATAGCCCTGTCAGTTCTTCCGCATCATGTTTCTTTTTCCATCTCCGGCCGGTATTTTCCGTGGCACGCAAGACCGTTCAGTCTGGCGCGCCGGTAAAGCGCCTGCTGCGCGGCGGGCCTGTTTTCCACCCTGCCCGCCCAGGCTTGAAGAACCGGCTGCTGCAGGGCGCGCCCATAGGAAAAAGACAGCTCCCACGGAAGCCTGGGAAAGAGGGCATTCATTGCGTTCAGGTTGGCTGTCGCCTCCATTGGACTCAGCCCGCCCGACAGGAAGTTTATGCTCGGGACTGCCGCGGGGACCGTACGCCGCAGCACCTTGACGGTCGCCGCAGCTACCTGCTCAGGAGTCGCCTGGGACGGGTGCA contains:
- a CDS encoding L,D-transpeptidase, with translation MKIDISIAGQTLDLLDDADQLVKRYRVSTAAKGAGEQSGSYRTPRGRHVVRAKIGAHLPPGSVFVGRRPTGEVWTPELAAQFPGRDWILTRILWLSGKEPGFNRLGNVDTMRRYIYIHGTPDDQPMGVPGSHGCIRMSNADVADLFERIPVGTPVLIHGDTQIVI
- the tadA gene encoding tRNA adenosine(34) deaminase TadA, which codes for MNDEFYMREALQLARQAWNAGEVPVGAVVVLDGVIVGHGFNAPISRHDPSAHAEMMALRDAAQRLGNYRLPGVSLYVTLEPCAMCAGAIMHARVARVVFGAADLKTGAAGSVLNLFAETRLNHHAGVTGGVLAAECGIMLSDFFAERRQAAKQA
- a CDS encoding cation:proton antiporter, translated to MTNAQWFMLVGGLLLVMGLTSSILKRLPVTAAIIYLAVGLLVGPTVLNLFHFNPLKESALLEVLTEVAVLISLFSAGVKMPVPFSFVRWRTPILLATVSMTITVAMVAAFAYYVLGLPLGAGVLLGAIVAPTDPVLATDVQIRHPGDRDQLRFTLTCEAGMNDGSAFPFVMLGMGLLGLHELGEFALSWVLVDVLWATLGGIAIGVGAGVALARLGWKLRREPLKHELMDDFLGLGLIGVVYGLTVLVHAWGFLAVFFAAVALRQTELKLAKAARDSIDGRTPRKNVRTDTNACPDPEPPPTVSEGSLVFKEHLERLSEVVLILLIGGTLFLDSWSWEAVELALFLFVVARPISVLAGLLGTRTPWRIRGMTGWFGVRGIGSLYYLMYAIQHGLPQTLALELIQLTLIVVALSILLHGISVKPLMGHFWRRSKQISTP
- a CDS encoding cytochrome b/b6 domain-containing protein, coding for MSQHDATVPATNVLYYRHTLPVRIMHWISVIAFFLLLMSGLQIFNAYPALNWGKSSYTGHPPILEMGAKQTPQGNIIGVTTVFGHEFNTTGVLGWSRGADGQLTGRGFPAWMTLPATQWLAMARRWHFFLAWVLVINGTAYLLYTLFSHHLARDLAPTRRDWRSIGQSVKDHLLFRHPQGETARHYHILQKLTYLGVVFGLFPLIILMGWAMSPWLDSLIPGWVDIFGGRQSARTIHFVVAWVLVAFVFIHVIEVIITGFWNNLRSMITGRYRVTAAGPGHDHE
- a CDS encoding molybdopterin-binding protein, coding for MTTNKFNRRTFLLRAFTSGSLLLLAGCERLSRSEWFPKVLDSAEKLTQATQHLIAPRQAMAQEFTEADLSPQFRSNGTSNPENPQYQALAANSFADYRLQVGGLVARPTAFSLTGLRSLPSRTQITRHDCVEGWSAIGKWKGTPLSVVLARVQPKPEARYVVFYCADPMDGQGTRYYESIDMDDAHHPQTILAYELNDQPLPVANGAPVRVRIERQLGYKMAKYIMGIRLVDSFANIGGGKGGYWEDQGYEWYAGI
- a CDS encoding universal stress protein, encoding MYERILVAIDNSSTSDKALEEAIKLALVHKATLRLVHVVDTAMMDVDNGGLVSMHEVLPALREGGESLLKQSEVRVREANVTVETALLETLGVTRVATEIVEAAKEWPADLIVLGTHGRRGFVHLLLGSVAEDVVRMAATPVLLIRGE